The following nucleotide sequence is from Trifolium pratense cultivar HEN17-A07 linkage group LG2, ARS_RC_1.1, whole genome shotgun sequence.
CATGACAGAATACTATTTTACTACTATTTCCAATTTACTTGCTTCAATAAGAATATATGCATACATACTGATTATTCGGTATTACCTTATCAGGATTCTTCTTCCCTTTATCGTTATTCCAGTCTGCTCTCTCTTGCATGAGACGCTCAAAAAGTCTTTTCTCTAAGTGGTCACTAAGCATGGTTTTAGGCAAGGCCTTAGCACCAAAAACAGTGTTCTTTGGTAAGGGAACATGCAttccattttcaatttcttttaaacGGCAGAAAGGACATATATACTCAGCTTTGCAGTCCAAATCTCTTTTCTTGTTATAGAGTGCACATATTTGGTGCTGCCATCTTTTGCATTTATTGCATTCAACCCACTACAAGAAACAATGGTCATAAAGAGTTAGTTTAAAGTTCTCTATATCAAACTGAATTATATAGTAAAGGGTATTAAAACTTACCGGTTCAAAATATAATTCatcgtttttctttttttcgaGACTTTGCTTAGAAACATATGTCCCATTGAATTCGATGCAATCACCCTTAAATCTCGTATAGCAGTGGGAGCAAAAGCATTGATCTGCATCAAATTCTTCTCCTTTTCTACAGAAAAAGTGTGCTTTTTTCTTGATGGGGTTCTCACAACATAAGCAAAAAATTGTTACTGGTTCAAAGGAGAGAAGTTCCGTTGCACATAATTGGCATGTGTTGCTCGCAGTTGTAGTCtgtattaaaataaaagtgaGTACCATTCACATAACAGTAATGCCTAAAGAGatcaatgaaattgaaaacgcAGGATGTTGGTGTACGAACCTGATTAGATTGCTCTCCAAAACTACTAATATGGTTTGTTATTTGATCATGTGTGAACAAATCGATCAAAGAAACAGCATCATCTATTCTATTTGAGGATTTTGTTTGCTTCTCTTGATTATCGTTTGCCTCACCAACTTCCTTTTTAGCATCTGTCCCCTCCGAGTTGAAACCAGTTGTGTCTTGTTTGTCTTCTACAACAATAGGAATAGGAACCTTGCTTATGAGAGAATGCATATTGGAATTCGATCCATTTTCAATTTCCATTGATTTGCTGCTGTCTATCACACCATTGCTTTCGAGATCTTGTTCCTCGGATATCTGAGTAACTTCTGAGTAGCTATTGTCTACCACATTGTTGTTTATCTCATTAACTGTAATATTTGAGGACTCGGTTTGGTTCTCTTGATCATATTTTGGCTCACCGAATTCCTTTTTAGCATTTATCCCCTCCTGGTTGAATCCAGTTCTTCCTTGTATGTCCtccttatcatcatcatcatcaataataataagTCCATTCCTGCGAATAGGCATACTGTCGATTTCCGCTGAGTTTCTGCTGTCTATCATTATGCAGTCTGGCTCATCTGATATTTGAACAGCTTCTAAGCCTTTACAGGGGAATGTGCCATTCTCGAAAGTTTCAGGCCCAAATGTATCAACCACGACATTGTTGTATATCTCGTTATCTGCAGCATTTGCGGACTCACTGAAGTCCTCTTCAGTTTGTATCCACTCCTGGTTGAATCCTGGTGTGCCTTGTAtgtcttcatcatcatcatcatcaataataataagttCATTCCTGCGAGTAGGCATACTGTCGATTTCCACTGAGTTTCTGCTGTCTATCATTATGCAGTCTGGCTCATCTGATATTTGACCAGCTTCTAAGCCGTTAGAAGGAAACGTGTCAGTCTCGTAAGTTTCTCCAAGTGTATTAACCATCACATTGTTGTTTACCCTACTAACGTCCATAGAATCAAGCACTTGATTTGCCAATTGTTCCATCCTGTATTTGTCAACTTCACCATCAATAGAAAAGAGGGGAAATTCTAACTGTTGCTTCACTTCCGAAGGTGTTTCAAAAGAAGAAGGTTGAACCATCTCGTGAGTTGACTGATCAATACTTGCATCGTTAAACGAAGAGACTCCAAAAGTATAATCCATCACTTTCTGTCTTTTGGTAGGTTGTAGCATGGATTCATTATTATCATTATGGCTTCTCTTTTGCATTGTATCTTTCAGTTCTAAGCTCGACCTCATTCTAGGAAAAAGATTGGAATGCTCCGAAGTATCCATCGAGACTAATTGAGGTAACATCAAATTTGAATCTTCAGATTGGAGGGATTTTCCCACAGCGGTAGGAATCTTCATACACTCATTATTCTGCATAGTCCCCAAACTATCTCTATGATTTGACAGATTCGTCTCCACTGCAAAAGTAGAAAATTAAATAGGTAAAGCAATACAttttattgaaaacaaaataattccAGCAAGAAAAGAAGCA
It contains:
- the LOC123909603 gene encoding histone acetyltransferase HAC1-like: MPPKGSHLENTWIQMPTSSSSYVSNVPRKRAFDELSNQVMLSANWRDHPDIAYNRRWMRNKISKLISFGIENEGVAAKVEWFLFLSADSKEAYMNQETLNQRVHIQLEYRKIYGVQKAGLSQHSIVPELPCLPESITKFADMHVLYDLYVSGHGSYLPQQHANNVETNLSNHRDSLGTMQNNECMKIPTAVGKSLQSEDSNLMLPQLVSMDTSEHSNLFPRMRSSLELKDTMQKRSHNDNNESMLQPTKRQKVMDYTFGVSSFNDASIDQSTHEMVQPSSFETPSEVKQQLEFPLFSIDGEVDKYRMEQLANQVLDSMDVSRVNNNVMVNTLGETYETDTFPSNGLEAGQISDEPDCIMIDSRNSVEIDSMPTRRNELIIIDDDDDEDIQGTPGFNQEWIQTEEDFSESANAADNEIYNNVVVDTFGPETFENGTFPCKGLEAVQISDEPDCIMIDSRNSAEIDSMPIRRNGLIIIDDDDDKEDIQGRTGFNQEGINAKKEFGEPKYDQEKQDLESNGVIDSSKSMEIENGSNSNMHSLISKVPIPIVVEDKQDTTGFNSEGTDAKKEVGEANDNQEKQTKSSNRIDDAVSLIDLFTHDQITNHISSFGEQSNQVRTPTSCTTTASNTCQLCATELLSFEPVTIFCLCCENPIKKKAHFFCRKGEEFDADQCFCSHCYTRFKGDCIEFNGTYVSKQSLEKKKNDELYFEPWVECNKCKRWQHQICALYNKKRDLDCKAEYICPFCRLKEIENGMHVPLPKNTVFGAKALPKTMLSDHLEKRLFERLMQERADWNNDKGKKNPDKALAEESLSIREVLSVDKQLKVKKQFLDIIPKENYPSEFSYRSRVILLFQQIEGVDVCIFAMYVQEFGSECGNPNKRCVYISYLDSVNYFTPRRMTKNQEALRTFVYHEILIGYLDFCKKRGFTTCYIWSCAPQKGQGDYILYCHPKTQKIPTDAKLREWYLSMLTKASKENIVVGLTNLYDHFFVSTGNRHSKITTARLPYFDGDYWSGTAMTQAEDIEEKCGGEYESTLNKVMKTRSLKAMGHIHPSKGNAKDILVMHRLDQAILPMKKNFIVAHLQYSCMHCCKPIVSGKRWFCTKCKLFQECERCHNSDIHTSINGEVHRLSKVLVDDIPFKTEQNDIIIENEVFENRNNFLSFCQKNWFQFNTLRHAKYSSMMILYHLNNSTLQTV